Proteins encoded in a region of the Neoarius graeffei isolate fNeoGra1 chromosome 3, fNeoGra1.pri, whole genome shotgun sequence genome:
- the nhsl1b gene encoding NHS-like protein 1 isoform X5, giving the protein MFPGTPATSSAVWSSRLRSCSRGASASSSAWTLSSAPRPASAPNSSQSMCDGLKGCTSHGIQCGCSTVSNLDEESKWTVHYTAPWHQQDNVFLPTTRPACVEELHRQAKVNLKTALRDCDKLRKDGFRSSQYYSQGPTFSGSAHSRSSQLEDEDEVDDKSTGSSADEDKSSSAMRAHAALKAEGAEVDGHGSRFTPLPTPEEKMRQQAQAVLTDIVPINVTGETFDRQASVRRSLINTETLARRPTKVKRRKTISGLPDNVQQQLAKGRGGELRPQSMFIPGQFSTLERSSSMSSTLRCSETRDSGCQTEEVKIVPPSVRRIRAQRGQGIAAQMAGMSTSATNISTVPNNHSPGSPVHVMAPQFNGDPQRFHSLPRRGARVSLNAELLNSSTPCRPEESGVPAPRQIGKLQVDETAIHMRNAPRISASARPKSQEVRGSYADWGTACMVSPHAAYSTSLIPKATLSCSSEVIALHSTASSGQQVHARPLRISSVNGESTTSVATSAETDMQEGGQSDGSINSHSTIAAGIASSDEQWIYDTAENVLPRRPLTSSCSTPINHLYNSLERSSKGTDSSSLYSMDNDGYYTSMHLDSGLRPKGHSIAGRATRHSMYECIGQPGDRSSIYSDQSLSRSISLRKSKKPPLPPARTDSLRRKPKNNSGVNASNGSVLNESLIATLQQSLQNGLKGKGSLTSPSQSPCSDYEDPWMRPRSQSSLSAGSSSVSAAGVVNVYSICHVTPSHSDTSSLRSDYGESWGYYMDYPRLHTDQARSPAHTNSVCNGGQPGSMTNGQHIHNDIQTTLPSAQGNTSAKPQINTSSPDRVHRLTSPSSGYSSQSNTPTAGTPVPSFMRSMSPSGCKPKPRVPERKSSLLSSVSISSSSTSLSSNTSDSVRNNMPPLPPPLPHSSASLSPLTPETFPPPLPPCSPMCTQSQSFPPPPPPPLPSTPHHEVSLRALSINSSPEFPPPPPEVLNEHTMLHNGSVSTTHHPPLPPPPPLFPPTVNAHIPPQPPSLPALVPVIPSSASLKGIKDRLKPVNPERRPVSIRSEEFAKSAMPLITQFALQSVQLRSVKPENSEDSSKSQEVETEQISTKPGTPEKVKQLEHLSVLPLASCFTSEINRTLKSPSTENVITKDQNPAAERALETKSGEEMPSEVTDYPSSDLNHTQAKVEVDSMEKEATTPQNTPKKKPPVVSKKPKFPLVFAVEPELTVEDEQTLANEEDSSSQGFSNVQKEVIISVPNPDVRESVEEVEKEDEDSSTESSTCESSTCPTDSQVEEPSQTPIIKEASVSVNDAMGTSEGEEEENGDDDEDALSSTAGSVCSKDDGEVFESNASNSPQTPSLNGDIVEGMVTPTRPRTTEDLFAAIHRSKRKVLGRRESEDERARGHSSSPVTPPGPSPSFSSTLPRQTSSIQRGLRKSTTSSDTFKALLLKKGSRSEGSFRMSAAEMLRTTDPRFQRTRSLDSSPDPTSPTAELDSPCASPSRSKRVPEDWPRNEAVLPRYSLCSPLSPSSALGPKYGRSRTPPSAASSKYNSRSRIPSSPMTVICEREGELTESGEGLDEAGPVNSTPILHDSNGTLYEQES; this is encoded by the exons TCGACTGGCTCCTCTGCAGACGAGGACAAGAGCTCCAGTGCAATGAGGGCACACGCCGCACTAAAGGCCGAGGGGGCTGAGGTGGACGGGCATGGGTCACGCTTCACACCCTTACCCACTCCTGAGGAAAAGATGAGGCAACAAGCTCAGGCCGTTCTGACCGACATTGTCCCCATCAATGTCACAG GGGAGACGTTTGACCGTCAGGCCAGCGTCCGTCGCTCCCTAATAAACACAGAGACACTGGCCCGTCGGCCCACGAAGGTCAAACGGAGAAAGACTATATCAGGTTTGCCTGACAACGTTCAGCAGCAACTAG CTAAAGGACGAGGAGGGGAGCTCCGACCACAGTCCATGTTTATTCCTGGACAGTTTTCAACACTGGAACGTTCTAGTAGTATGAGTTCTACGCTGAGGTGTTCCGAAACAAGGGATTCTGGCTGCCAGACCGAGGAGGTAAAAATTGTTCCACCATCTGTGAGGAGGATCCGAGCTCAGAGAGGCCAAGGAATTGCTGCTCAGATGGCTGGCATGTCAACATCGGCCACCAATATATCCACAGTTCCGAACAACCATTCCCCTGGATCTCCTGTGCATGTCATGGCTCCTCAGTTTAACGGTGATCCCCAGCGCTTCCACAGCTTGCCAAGACGGGGTGCACGGGTTTCTTTGAACGCAGAGCTCCTGAACAGCAGTACTCCATGTAGGCCGGAGGAGAGTGGTGTACCAGCACCTCGGCAGATTGGAAAGCTCCAAGTTGATGAGACTGCAATTCACATGAGGAATGCCCCTAGGATTAGCGCTTCAGCCCGCCCAAAATCCCAGGAGGTGAGGGGATCATATGCGGACTGGGGAACTGCTTGTATGGTTTCTCCTCATGCAGCATACTCAACATCACTCATTCCCAAAGCAACACTGTCATGTTCATCTGAGGTGATTGCCCTTCACTCTACAGCTAGCTCAGGGCAACAAGTGCATGCAAGACCTCTCAGGATATCAAGTGTCAACGGAGAAAGCACCACCAGTGTGGCCACCAGTGCTGAGACAGACATGCAGGAAGGTGGTCAGTCAGATGGCAGCATAAACAGCCACAGTACAATCGCTGCAGGAATAGCATCGTCAGATGAGCAGTGGATTTACGACACTGCTGAGAATGTGTTGCCCAGAAGACCACTCACCTCCAGCTGCTCCACTCCTATCAATCATCTCTACAACAGCTTGGAACGCTCCTCTAAAGGTACAGACTCCAGTTCGCTCTACTCCATGGACAACGATGGTTACTACACCTCCATGCATTTGGACTCGGGTCTGCGGCCAAAAGGACACAGCATTGCAGGCAGGGCAACACGGCATAGTATGTATGAGTGCATAGGCCAGCCAGGTGACCGTAGCAGCATTTACAGTGATCAGTCATTATCCCGATCTATTTCCCTTCGCAAGTCTAAGAAACCGCCCCTCCCTCCAGCACGTACAGACTCGCTGCGGCGTAAGCCTAAGAATAACAGTGGTGTTAATGCCAGCAATGGGTCGGTTCTTAACGAGTCACTGATTGCTACACTTCAGCAGTCACTGCAGAATGGGTTGAAAGGGAAAGGATCTTTGACCTCACCATCTCAAAGCCCTTGCAGTGACTACGAAGACCCTTGGATGCGGCCTCGGAGCCAGAGTAGCTTAAGTGCAGGCAGTAGCAGTGTGTCAGCTGCAGGGGTGGTGAATGTTTATTCCATCTGCCATGTCACACCATCACACAGTGACACCAGCAGCCTGCGTTCTGACTACGGAGAGTCTTGGGGCTATTACATGGATTACCCTCGTCTGCATACTGACCAGGCACGGTCACCAGCACATACTAACTCTGTGTGTAATGGAGGACAGCCAGGTAGCATGACAAACGGGCAACATATCCACAATGATATTCAGACAACCCTTCCCTCTGCTCAGGGTAATACATCAGCAAAGCCTCAGATAAACACATCCTCACCAGATAGGGTGCATCGGTTAACCTCCCCTTCAAGTGGTTACTCAAGTCAGTCCAACACCCCAACAGCTGGTACACCAGTTCCCTCTTTCATGAGGTCCATGTCACCTTCTGGCTGTAAGCCCAAGCCACGTGTGCCTGAAAGGAAGTCATCCTTGCTCTCCTCTGTGTCTATCTCCTCTTCTTCAACATCTTTATCCTCCAACACTTCAGATTCTGTTAGGAACAACATGCCTCCTCTACCGCCACCACTGCCTCATTCATCAGCGTCCCTTTCACCACTTACCCCTGAAACTTTCCCTCCACCTCTTCCTCCATGCAGTCCTATGTGCACCCAAAGCCAAAGCtttccacctcctcctcctcctcctttaccCAGTACCCCACACCATGAAGTATCCTTGAGGGCCCTCTCCATAAATTCCTCTCCAGAGTTTCCCCCTCCTCCTCCAGAAGTGTTGAATGAGCACACCATGCTACATAATGGATCCGTTAGCACCACTCATCATCCACCCCTGCCTCCACCACCTCCCCTGTTTCCTCCAACTGTAAATGCTCATATTCCCCCCCAACCCCCATCCCTGCCCGCCTTGGTTCCAGTTATACCTTCTTCTGCAAGCCTAAAGGGAATTAAAGATAGACTCAAACCAGTGAACCCGGAGAGGAGGCCAGTTTCCATTCGCTCTGAAGAGTTTGCCAAGTCTGCCATGCCACTAATAACCCAGTTTGCCCTCCAAAGCGTGCAGCTTCGGTCAGTCAAACCAGAGAATAGCGAGGACAGCAGTAAATCTCAAGAGGTGGAAACTGAACAGATTTCTACTAAGCCTGGCACACCAGAGAAAGTTAAACAGTTAGAGCACCTGAGTGTTTTGCCCCTGGCGTCTTGTTTTACTTctgaaataaacagaacattaaaATCTCCATCAACAGAGAATGTAATCACCAaagaccaaaacccagcagcagaGAGAGCACTTGAGACAAAATCAGGAGAAGAAATGCCCTCTGAAGTGACTGACTACCCTTCAAGTGACTTAAACCATACCCAAGCTAAAGTGGAGGTGGATAGTATGGAGAAGGAGGCGACAACACCACAAAACACACCCAAGAAAAAACCTCCTGTGGTCTCCAAGAAGCCCAAATTTCCCCTCGTCTTTGCAGTCGAACCTGAGCTTACTGTAGAGGACGAGCAGACACTAGCCAATGAGGAGGATTCTTCTTCTCAAGGGTTTTCAAATGTTCAGAAAGAGGTGATCATTAGTGTGCCTAACCCAGATGTTCGGGAATCTGTGGAGGAGGTAGAGAAAGAAGATGAGGACAGTTCCACTGAGAGTTCCACATGTGAAAGTAGCACATGTCCAACTGATAGTCAGGTTGAGGAACCCTCCCAGACTCCCATCATTAAGGAAGCATCTGTGTCTGTTAATGATGCAATGGGCACTTCAGAaggagaagaggaagaaaatggagatgatgatgaagatgcatTAAGTAGCACTGCAGGATCCGTCTGCTCCAAAGATGATG GTGAAGTGTTCGAGTCCAACGCATCAAACTCCCCGCAGACTCCCAGCTTGAACGGCGACATCGTTGAAGGCATGGTGACTCCCACGCGGCCCCGCACCACAGAGGACCTCTTTGCAGCAATTCACAG GTCCAAGCGTAAGGTCCTGGGTCGCAGGGAATCAGAGGACGAGCGTGCGCGAGGTCACTCATCATCTCCAGTCACGCCACCAGGACCGAGTCCTTCCTTCAGCTCGACGCTACCTCGCCAAACAAGTTCTATCCAGCGCGGCCTGCGCAAATCCACCACCAGCAGCGACACCTTTAAGGCGCTGCTGCTGAAGAAGGGCAGCCGCTCGGAAGGAAGCTTTCGCATGTCCGCTGCCGAGATGCTACGCACAACTGACCCACGATTCCAAAGAACTCGATCTCTCGACTCCTCTCCGGATCCAACTTCACCTACAGCAGAGCTCGATAGCCCCTGCGCTTCCCCTAGTCGCAGCAAGAGAGTGCCAGAGGACTGGCCCCGGAACGAGGCCGTACTGCCGCGCTACTCTCTGTGTTCCCCTCTGTCCCCTTCCTCAGCACTGGGGCCAAAGTACGGTCGATCCCGCACACCGCCGTCTGCCGCCAGCAGCAAGTACAATTCCCGGAGTCGAATTCCGAGCAGCCCAATGACCGTCATctgtgagagggagggagagttaACGGAGAGTGGAGAGGGATTGGATGAAGCGGGTCCTGTTAACTCCACCCCAATCCTTCACGACTCGAATGGCACTTTATATGAGCAGGAGAGTTGA
- the hebp2 gene encoding heme-binding protein 2 isoform X3 has protein sequence MLRAVGKMVFGGFESPKFTPQESKGQDYEVRTYHPTQWVSTTVNGTEQDEGLTTGFRRLFKYIQGNNEKQVKVDMTVPVTCLINPGEGSSNESSITVSFYIPEEHQAEPPKPTVPEVFFENRQEFTVFVRTFGGFANSQNTHDELLKLIESLKRDGMSFKEAPYYRVGYDSPFKLINRKNEVWLIQEEGKE, from the exons ATGCTGAGAGCTGTGGGTAAAATGGTGTTTGGAGGTTTCGAGAGTCCAAAGTTTACTCCTCAAGAAAGCAAG ggaCAGGACTATGAGGTGCGAACCTATCACCCCACACAGTGGGTCAGTACCACAGTCAATGGCACGGAGCAGGACGAGGGCTTAACTACTGGCTTTAGGAGACTCTTCAAATACATCCAGGGAAACAATGAAAAGC AGGTGAAAGTGGACATGACTGTACCAGTGACCTGTCTCATCAACCCTGGAGAGGGATCATCCAACGAGAGCTCCATCACTGTGTCCTTTTACATCCCCGAGGAGCACCAGGCCGAGCCGCCCAAACCCACCGTCCCTGAAGTCTTCTTCGAGAACAGGCAGGAGTTCACCGTGTTCGTCAG gacaTTTGGAGGCTTCGCTAACAGTCAGAACACCCATGATGAGCTGCTAAAGCTGATCGAGAGCTTAAAGAGGGATGGAATGAGCTTCAAAGAGGCTCCCTACTACCGTGTGGGCTACGACAGTCCCTTCAAGCTCATCAACCGCAAGAACGAAGTCTGGCTCATACAGGAGGAGGGAAAGGA gtAA